From Gemmatimonadaceae bacterium, a single genomic window includes:
- a CDS encoding pyruvate dehydrogenase complex dihydrolipoamide acetyltransferase: protein MATKVMMEALSPTMEEGRLVKWVKNVGDAVKSGDTLAEVETDKAIMELVARGDGILRARLVEEGTTAPIGQVIGVVAAADEDISAFTGGSAAAQRESAEVKVSAADAAPVALAETAGAGAPPAAEASAPSGSTKSSPLARRMAAEKGVDITRIPGSGPNGRVIRRDVEAASASSAAPSGASASANVMSAASAAPSIASAPSSVATAMTFDGEWKDVPLTQMRKTIARRLSESIGPIPTFYLTSEIDMTNVAKLREQMVAAGDQFKVSVNDIIIKAVAIALTRHPEVNAHWLNDHIRYFSAAHVGMAVATDDGLIVPVIRNAHTKGLGAIGKEAKELAKRARERKLQPAEFTGGTFSVSNLGMFGIDQFTAIINPPEAAILAVGATETKPVWENGQFVPRQRMRVTLSCDHRVIDGAVGAKFLQTLRQLLEAPMMMLF from the coding sequence ATGGCGACCAAGGTGATGATGGAGGCGCTCTCGCCCACGATGGAGGAAGGGCGCCTGGTGAAGTGGGTGAAGAACGTCGGCGACGCGGTGAAGAGCGGCGATACGCTGGCGGAAGTGGAGACGGACAAGGCGATCATGGAGCTCGTGGCGCGCGGCGATGGCATTCTGCGCGCGCGGCTTGTCGAGGAAGGCACGACGGCACCGATCGGGCAGGTCATCGGTGTGGTGGCGGCGGCCGACGAGGATATCTCGGCGTTCACCGGCGGTAGCGCGGCGGCGCAGCGCGAGAGCGCGGAGGTGAAGGTGAGCGCGGCGGACGCCGCGCCTGTCGCTCTCGCGGAGACGGCGGGCGCCGGCGCGCCGCCGGCCGCGGAGGCATCTGCGCCAAGCGGCTCGACCAAGTCGTCGCCGTTGGCCCGCCGCATGGCCGCCGAGAAGGGCGTGGACATCACGCGCATCCCCGGCAGCGGACCGAACGGGCGTGTTATCCGACGCGACGTGGAAGCCGCCTCCGCGTCCAGCGCCGCGCCGTCAGGCGCCAGCGCCTCCGCGAATGTCATGAGCGCGGCGTCAGCCGCGCCCTCCATCGCCTCCGCGCCCTCGTCAGTGGCGACAGCGATGACCTTTGACGGTGAGTGGAAGGATGTGCCACTGACCCAGATGCGGAAGACGATCGCCCGCCGTCTCTCCGAATCCATCGGCCCGATTCCCACGTTCTACCTCACGTCGGAAATCGACATGACGAACGTGGCCAAGCTGCGTGAGCAGATGGTGGCCGCGGGCGATCAGTTCAAGGTGTCGGTCAACGACATCATCATCAAAGCCGTCGCGATCGCGCTCACGCGTCATCCGGAAGTGAACGCGCACTGGCTCAACGATCACATCCGCTACTTCAGTGCGGCGCATGTCGGCATGGCCGTGGCGACCGATGATGGCCTCATCGTGCCGGTCATCCGCAATGCGCACACGAAGGGGCTTGGCGCGATCGGCAAGGAAGCGAAGGAGCTCGCCAAGCGGGCGCGCGAACGGAAGCTCCAGCCCGCCGAGTTCACCGGCGGCACGTTCTCCGTGTCCAACCTCGGCATGTTCGGGATCGATCAGTTCACCGCGATCATCAACCCGCCCGAGGCCGCGATCCTCGCCGTGGGCGCGACCGAGACCAAGCCGGTGTGGGAGAACGGGCAGTTCGTGCCGCGGCAGCGGATGCGCGTCACGCTGAGCTGCGACCATCGCGTCATCGATGGCGCCGTGGGCGCGAAGTTCCTGCAGACGCTGCGGCAGCTGCTCGAAGCCCCCATGATGATGCTCTTCTAG